GTTCTTGTGTAGAGTTCAAGTGGGCATTTCTGTTACTGGGTCTGACTGAAACACAGACGTTCACCAATTACCAAGACATTGGTTTCCCTACTTCAAACTGGATGACTGAACTGAAATTatctgcaaaaggaaagcaaagccaaaagagaaaaaataaaggggggaGGGCGGGATTTCTATTcacttcagtgctgttctgaTGTAACCCAACAATTAGGGAAATTCTGTTTAGAAACGGAACACAAATGGGAAAATGTGCCAAGCTGACATTGAACAACACACTGCTGGTTACTGCTGGGTGCTCGTGGAGTCCTGGAGTCAGACAGCTCCCAGGACCCACCTGCTGGGGGTCTGCCAGCCCCCTGAGCAGAAACCACTGCTAAACCTGATGTGTTTCTTAAACAGAATTGGGAGTGAAACTGTGCCACaatttgggctttttttgtgttcttGAGTAAATGGGAGGAGAAACGGCCCCATGAAAACCCTGCTGTTTGTTACTGAGCTTCCTGGGCATTTTTAAACGAAACCTTCTATACTGTATTTTGGAAATGCACTTTAAGTACCTGCTGAAAGAAGTTTCTGGGCTGCAGAAGGGATTGAATATTATTTCCAAACCACtgagaactgttttcttttgctagtGTGTTATTTGCTAGTTCTTCTTACTGATCAGCAagatatttcaaagcaaagactTGACCTTTTGCTGCTTGTTACCTAATTTACAGGGATTTACTTTTATGTAATGTAATGTATATTTATACATCTGTAATTAATTGCACATTAGATAAGAAAGAGGATTAGCTTTAGAATAACAGCTGTTGGTACCCTCCAATAACGAATACTGCCTATGCATTTGCATCTTCCTGGTACTCTTACACAGCctcagtttgtgtttgtttatacCGTGGTGGTGTTTCTGTTGAACACACAGTTGTTCACCTGCTGCTCGAAGGAAGGATTTTAATGCTGCTCTGGGATGGTTTTGCTGAATGTACTTGAAAATGGATCTCTAAGGTGTGCGTTGCATCTCTCCATTGTGGTTAATAACACCGACGCGTGGTCTGAACTGCACTGTATGTAGCAGGAATGTATTAATTTTGTGCTTCTTTAAGAACATCTTGTGTTTGAGAACAGGATGGagatatttttgttcagaaGGCCATTTATGCGTGCTAAGTGTTTGAAATCCAAACGAGTCCAACTCAAACCGGATGGTTGTGTCCAATGTCAATTGGAACAGCTTTTAAATTAACAGGAGCAGACACACACGGTCAGAAAACGGGGGGCGTTGTGGTCCTCCCTCTCCAGTTCGTACTGTTGCCGACGTAATGCTCTGatcctgagcagtgctgagctgcctctTGCTCACATTGAAacccagagcagaagcagaggcagTGATGGTGATCAGCGCTTCCCAGGGTCAGCTCTTAATTTCCCACTTTGCTCGTTCATCCTTCACACGCAGTTGATAAATGTTCTTGATTTGGACATTGCTGTTGCActgaaatacatgttttctttgaattgCGGCTCTCATTTCTGTTCACCCTCTCTGTACACAAGGTATACAAGGTATACGCTGTATAAGTGGCCTTCTCGAACAAATCTCTTTGCAAACTGATTTCATCCCAGCGAAGGAGTGCATCAGCAACACTGTACattaatttcagattttcattttcatgttttattttgtaaatatctGATGTTTGGAGCTTGAGTatacaaaatgtaaatatagTTCATGTATTTGTACTAATTCTGATCCATTTGCTGTATAGCCTTAGGTGTGCAACGCAGATATTATCTAACTGTGTATGGTAACCTTGCACCACTGAGTTGTTAGTGAACGAGGTGAAACAATAAAGGTACAACCAGTGCGTCTGTTGTTGTTCTGTGCTATTCTCTGCAGCCTTTAAGTAGCATTTAGAGCATCAAAAGCTGattttgttcagcattttaGAAGCTGCAGTAGTGCTGTGTGCTGATCAGAGGGTGCTGGACAACAGGAGTGAGGGAACTGCAGCCACCttgtgctgagctggggctgcatcCCCTCCTGTCCTCAGctcttctgcctccttttcccctgTGGTGCTTGCGGCGCTGATGGCAGGCGGTATTTTGGCAATTAATGCCGTTTAATTAAAGGAGAGCGGAAACAAGAGCCGCTCAGCACCCAGCCGGCCCCGGGGTGGCTGTTGGCTGCCAACGTCTGTGGGTTCGTATGCGGGCGGGCGGCCGCCTGGAGCGCAATGTGCGgcctctgctgccctgctgcgGGTTTGGCTGCCGAGGAAACCTCTCCGTCTGCCGGCAGCGCTCGGCCGTGCCGCTCCTCAGCTGCCCCCGGGGGTTGGTGTTCCTGTGCTTCGGGGCCGTCCCGTCCCACATCCGCCCCTTTAATCGGCCGACCCGCTCTGCGCTGCGCTCCTCAGGCCTGAGCCGTGGCGCCATGGGCGGGAAGGCGGCGCTGGGCGGGACCGGCCAATGAGCGCGatccgccccgccccgcgccgtgctgtgctgtgccgtgctgccAAGGGACGGAGCGGAGCGAGCAGCGACCGCAGTGAGAGCGACTGGGGGAGCTGAGAGCCGGCAGAGCCGCCGCCATGGCACAGTGAGTGCGGGCGGGGCTGGGGGTCTGCTCGGCTGCCTGCGGGGGTGGCCGTGCAGCCGGGATGCGGTGCCGGCCTCGGGGAGCGGCCCCACCGAGCGTTTGAGGCGGCTCCGGCAGCGCCCACGGCCTTACTCCACCTCCACAGGCCGCTCCGGGTGAGGGGGAGGCAGCGGGAGGGGAGCCGGGCGCTGTGTCGGCCCGCGGCCTCTGCCCGGGTTCTCGCCCCGAGCCGGTCCCGGAGCAGAACTGGAATAGCGCCCGGTGGGATGGAGGCGGGCACGGTGCGCCCCGGGTCGCTGCTGGTGCCTGACGCGTGTGGTTCTCCCCATTCCCAGAGCTGATATCGCGTTGATCGGACTGGCCGTGATGGGTCAGAACCTGATTCTGAACATGAACGATCACGGCTTTGTGGTGAGTGGAATAAAGCGTCGTGCACAAGGGCTGACTCAGTAGCTCCTAGGGCCGGAGCTTGGcgttttatttttcttcttgtgatgCCCTAATGAATGGCGTTTCCTCCTTTTAATCGTAACCCCAGCTGCCCTTTGCCCTGTTCCCAGAGAGATGCAGCCTGACGTGCCTGTACTCGGTCAGCTGCCTGGTGCCTTGGCTGTCTACAagtgcattttctcttcagtttgctttgggCTTGGCCATTAACAAAAGGCTCCCGAGGCTCTTGCAGTGACATGCTGCAGGGATCATCCCTGCTCAGCATCTTTGTGTGGAAGCGGGAGAACACGTTATGTTGAACCTTGTTTATGTAACCTGTAGCCTGAGCTCAAGTAACCTTTCAGCTGGCAGCTTTATTAACTTGTTTTCTTGCTCCTCCAGGTCTGTGCTTTTAACAGGACGGTTTCCAAAGTGGATGATTTTCTGGCTAATGAGGCCAAAGGAACCAAAGTGATCGGTGCTCACAGCCTGGAGGAGATGGTCTCGAAGCTAAAGAAGCCTCGTCGCATCATCTTGTTGGTGAAGGCTGGAAGCGCAGTGGATGACTTCATCGATAAATTAGTGAGGCAGATGTTCTTTCTAACTGTCACTTCTCTGTCTCTTGGGGAAGTTTCCTCTGGAAGATCTGAGTTGTTTGTCAGTATTGAATCTTTGAGTCcagagaaaaaggcaaaatgctgatttatttttttgtaggTGCCGTTGTTGGAAGCTGGGGACATCATCATTGATGGTGGGAATTCTGAGTACAGAGACACCACGGTGAGCCCGATTCCTACCTAAAATGGATGGCTGAAATATGCTTCCCATGGTTCTTTCTCCTCTGATCATGGGAACAGTTAGTCAGTAAGATACCATCTTCCCTGGGGAAGGCCAGGCTGAATTCTCATTGTAGAACTGAATTACACAGTCTattaaaaagcagtttgggtAGTAGTTAAAGACTGTTCTGTAAGTGTATCTTAAAGAAATTTCCCAGATCATCgaagtttatttttactgatgCCTTATAAGATGTGGAAAGGTCTTAGAAAACATCTTGTTACGGTCTTAAGGAGCATTCAGGGAGATTAGAAGATCTGAGGACATTTATTGAACTGGTTGGGAACTGCCAGAGTTCTGAAATGCAGGTTCTGAAGTGGTGTGGACAATACTGCACTAGTTATTGTGTCTTATTATTGCCTCTGTCCTATGGGACTGCTGGGAAAATGCAATAAGACTGAATAGCTGCTTTGGCTGGCTTGGTAACCAAAGCAGGACAGCAGTGATTTGGTTCTTCaacctttgtttcctttttttctttaaggccTATGTATGAGCAGGCTGTTCCTTAGTGTGTCTGGGATCACTGTGTTAAAAATGTTGCAAGTAATTCAGTGTTTCTGCACGTTGGAGGGGTATTGCtatcagctcttctgcttttgcattCTTATCTTGGATAAGCAACTTGGGCAATCAGAGTGAAAAACAGGTCTTAACTGAGGTTTAGTACTTGGAGagcttgcagctctgctgatgaATCTCAGgctgtttctctccttctctaAGGGAATTAATTTCCCATATGGTTATCCATGAttgcacctttgcttcataatGAAGTCAGCAACTTGGGCTTATTCTGCCTCCCTCGTATCTCAGCACACAGCATGTGTCACCTGGCACTTAATCCGGAGGTGTTTCCAGTCTCAGTACTGCGCTTTTCTACCTGTTGGTTATGAGGAATTTGTTCTCTTGGCATGACTATTATATGAGGATCTGtgtcagagcagcactgagtttCCTAATGTTCACTTCTGAGTGCACACAAGCACTGTCTGAAGTTGTTTGACTGCATGTCTAAAGCAGGGTTGAAAGCCTGTTTTCAGGTCTGGTTTACTAACCTTTGTAAGGCTTTGCTATTAAAAGATGTAAAcgactttttgttgttgttccagaGACGCTGTAAGGATCTGCGGCAAAAAGGCCTCTTATTTGTTGGGAGTGGTGTTAGTGGTGGAGAGGAGGGGGCCAGGTATGGCCCTTCACTCATGCCAGGAGGATCCAAAGAAGCCTGGTAAGTGTGAGCTGGGGGAGTCTTCAGACCGGTCTGCAGCAATCGTTCAGTTCACATTGAgagctggaggaaggaaggaggaggggtgTGGGTGTGGAGAGAACAAGATCTGTTGCCATCTTACTTCCTCAAGGTTTGATATTTCTCAACGTAGCTGCAGTCACCAGacagtgctgcattttttaTAGCAAGAATAACGAAgtcaggtttttctttctggaattcACAGGCAGAGAAAGCTGGAGGGAGAAACATATGGGAGgcagaaagtatttctttttgaattaaaGCAAAATTCCTGTGTGTTGATTATGAAGCTGTGGATCATGCTGGATTCTTGTAACTATTGAACAGAACATGACTGCTTCAGCTCTGCCACTGATGCTCTTGGAGTATGAGCCTATATCATAGCCCAACTTAGTTTCCCCATCCATAAAATGGAGAAAGTAATATTTGAACACCTTCAGGCCCGTTAAGTCTGCTCAGTACTTTTAAATGTATGACGtgctctttccccttttcttgcAAACAGTCTTGAGTTCTGGGAAAAACATGCTCTATTTTGTGGCACTGCTGTGTGATGTGTTGTCAGCCCGCCTGCATGTCCTCGTCCCATTCCTACAGAAGGATGCATCATACAGATGGAATTTTCTCTTGTGGTGGTCGTCCCCTCTTCTTGCCTGCTGAGCCCTGTTATTTCTATCCACAGGCCACATATCAAGACCATATTTCAAAGCATTGCTGCTAAAGTGGGATCTGGGGAACCTTGTTGTGACTGGGTAAATATTAATTTGATACTGCCCTTAGCCTGTGTAGGTAGCTCCTGTGTGAATTGCTGTCAAAGCTACCCACGTTGCTGTGTGGGTTTTCTGGCTGCCTGCCTTCAGTTCAGATTGACCAACTCTGAGATGTTACCCAATTCAATGGGAGAAAAGTGTTTTATGGCTGGGTCGGGTGGTGGGGAAGACAAGCAGATCTGTGGTTACCCTGGCAGTGTTCTCTGTTAGGACTGGGCTTGTGAAGCTTTATTAGAAGGAATCCATAGGTAGGTATTCAATACTGAAAATGGTGACAGCACTATtactgatttttcctttttgtatttcatgACAGGTAGGAGAGGAGGGTGCTGGGCACTTTGTGAAGATGGTGCACAATGGGATTGAATATGGAGACATGCAGTTGATCTGTGAGGCCTATCACCTGATGAAAGATGTTGTGGGCATGGACCACGATGAGATGGCACAGGTGATTTGCGGTGTTTTAGTGTCTTCCCTTCCTGAGCCGTGCTGGCTGGCTGCACATGATAGAGGCAGCTGGGCTTGGTTAAAGCTGCTGTATGTGTGtcagcttcatttttctgacTTGCGTGCATCTATCTGCatgtattttctctcctctttcaggTATTTGAGGAATGGAATAAGACTGAACTGGACTCTTTCCTGATTGAGATCACAGCCAATATTCTCAAATTCAAAGATAAGGATGGCAAATACCTCCTCCCAAAGATCAGGGACAGTGCAGGACAAAAAGGCACGGGGAAGTGGACAGCAATTTCTGCGCTGGAATACGGAGTCCCTGTCACTCTCATAGGTAAATGGCTCTTTGATTGAGCCTTGTCTTTCCTAAAAGATACAAGAATGTCCCTGCTGCCATTCAGCCCTAACGCTGTGGTATCTGCGCTTCTCTCCAGCCTGGCTCAGCCTTGTGACACAGGAGTTGTAATGTGTTTGCAACCCTTTTGGAATAATCTCTTATCCACAGGGCTGAGGTAGGCTTTCCCTTTGAGTAAATTAGATGACTCAGTAGTTTCTTTGCTCTCAGgttggctttatttttcttcctttctcccttctttttctgttgcctGAACGTTCAAGTGGTGTTTCCTTGGAAGATAAACTGTATTCAGTATTCTCAGAAGAGGAActggagctgggagagaaaTGTGGTTGCATTGcaacaatgtatttttacaaagcaagctttgtaaatgtttttagtGTTCTGCCACAGTTAAGGACTGTCTTGTAGCAttgaaaaacagtttctcaCTTGCACTGTTGCGAAGTTCCTCGGTTTAGCGTTTGTGCAAAGACTGAGGGTGGGGAAGACACTCCCTGGTTAGTCCTGCCCAGTGCCCGGGTGCACTGTTGGGTAATGATCAGTGGATAAGGAAGTACACGCAACAGTCCTCCTGCAA
The nucleotide sequence above comes from Coturnix japonica isolate 7356 chromosome 21, Coturnix japonica 2.1, whole genome shotgun sequence. Encoded proteins:
- the PGD gene encoding 6-phosphogluconate dehydrogenase, decarboxylating; translated protein: MAQADIALIGLAVMGQNLILNMNDHGFVVCAFNRTVSKVDDFLANEAKGTKVIGAHSLEEMVSKLKKPRRIILLVKAGSAVDDFIDKLVPLLEAGDIIIDGGNSEYRDTTRRCKDLRQKGLLFVGSGVSGGEEGARYGPSLMPGGSKEAWPHIKTIFQSIAAKVGSGEPCCDWVGEEGAGHFVKMVHNGIEYGDMQLICEAYHLMKDVVGMDHDEMAQVFEEWNKTELDSFLIEITANILKFKDKDGKYLLPKIRDSAGQKGTGKWTAISALEYGVPVTLIGEAVFARCLSSLKEERVQASKLLNGPKLTQFSGNKKAFLEDVRKALYASKIISYAQGFMLLRQAAKEFGWTLNYGGIALMWRGGCIIRSVFLGKIKDAFDRNPELQNLLLDDFFKTAVEKCQDSWRHVISTGVQRGIPMPCFTTALSFYDGYRHEVLPANLIQAQRDYFGAHTYELLSKPGVFIHTNWTGHGGNVSSSAYNV